A single window of Rhodohalobacter mucosus DNA harbors:
- the rpsJ gene encoding 30S ribosomal protein S10 translates to MATQQKIRIKLKSYDHNLIDKSAEKIIQTVKSTGAVVSGPIPLPTNKNIITVNRSVHVNKKSREQFEYRSHKRLIDILSTGSQTVDALMKLELPSGVDVEIKV, encoded by the coding sequence GTGGCTACACAACAGAAGATCAGAATTAAACTGAAGTCGTACGATCATAATCTGATCGACAAATCAGCAGAGAAAATCATACAAACAGTGAAATCTACCGGTGCAGTTGTATCCGGACCGATTCCTCTGCCGACAAACAAAAACATCATCACGGTGAACAGATCGGTTCATGTGAATAAAAAATCGCGTGAACAATTCGAATATCGATCGCATAAGCGGCTGATCGACATTCTTTCAACAGGTTCGCAAACCGTGGATGCCCTAATGAAGCTTGAGCTTCCATCCGGTGTGGATGTAGAAATTAAAGTGTAA
- the rplC gene encoding 50S ribosomal protein L3, whose amino-acid sequence MSGLIGKKVGMTSIFDDLGRSIAVTVVEVEPCTITQIKTEETDGYNAVQVAAFSKKAKNVSNALLGHFDKAGSEPKRVVTEFRDYIPEGFELGDELNIEDVFSVGDRVDIVGISKGTGFTGVVKRHNFSGVGDRTHGQHNRERAPGSIGQASDPSRVFKGMKMAGRSGNRRTKIQNLSVAQILPESNLVLITGSIPGAKGGYLEIHNKSQQLA is encoded by the coding sequence ATGAGTGGTTTAATAGGAAAAAAAGTAGGAATGACAAGCATCTTTGATGATCTGGGGCGCAGTATAGCCGTCACGGTTGTTGAGGTGGAGCCTTGTACCATTACCCAAATAAAAACAGAAGAAACTGACGGTTATAATGCTGTTCAGGTTGCTGCATTCAGTAAGAAAGCCAAAAATGTGTCGAATGCACTTCTTGGTCATTTCGATAAAGCAGGGTCTGAGCCAAAGCGTGTTGTAACTGAATTTCGGGATTATATACCGGAAGGTTTTGAACTTGGTGATGAGCTGAATATCGAAGACGTGTTTTCAGTCGGCGACCGGGTTGATATTGTCGGTATTTCGAAAGGAACAGGTTTTACAGGAGTTGTGAAACGACACAACTTTAGCGGAGTTGGCGACCGGACTCATGGTCAGCACAATCGTGAAAGAGCTCCCGGATCCATTGGTCAGGCCTCTGATCCATCCCGTGTATTCAAGGGTATGAAGATGGCCGGACGCTCAGGAAACAGACGAACAAAAATTCAAAATCTCTCAGTGGCGCAAATACTGCCGGAGTCTAACCTGGTTCTTATTACAGGTTCCATTCCCGGTGCAAAAGGCGGTTATCTGGAGATTCATAATAAATCACAGCAATTAGCCTGA